A stretch of the Aegilops tauschii subsp. strangulata cultivar AL8/78 chromosome 4, Aet v6.0, whole genome shotgun sequence genome encodes the following:
- the LOC109772801 gene encoding uncharacterized protein, with amino-acid sequence MATKKTSKGKSGFFGVRQKPSGNWGVDFSDAGRRWWIGTYPSAHEAARAYDVAVWRAERPRSHLNFSEIESRAEAEMLVPQGINMKEITTKKKKTTKKPSVVVSAGETDEEAMARFAREHPKYVQAEMEYYWKREAEKKKKGPKKEDEAGPSTVIPIESSSEEDWEDFLEEEEEGRDDPTKEEFWEQFRSSDEE; translated from the coding sequence ATGGCGACGAAGAAGACGTCGAAGGGCAAGTCGGGCTTCTTCGGCGTGAGGCAGAAGCCCTCCGGCAACTGGGGTGTGGATTTCTCCGACGCCGGAAGGCGTTGGTGGATCGGCACGTACCCCTCCGCCCACGAGGCCGCGCGTGCCTACGACGTGGCGGTGTGGCGTGCCGAGAGGCCTCGTTCGCACCTCAACTTTTCAGAGATCGAGAGTCGGGCGGAAGCGGAGATGCTTGTGCCGCAGGGCATCAACATGAAGGAGAtcacgacgaagaagaagaagacgacgaAGAAGCCGTCGGTTGTCGTCAGTGCTGGCGAGACCGATGAGGAGGCGATGGCGAGGTTTGCTCGGGAGCATCCGAAGTACGTCCAGGCCGAGATGGAGTACTACTGGAAGCGTGAggcggagaagaagaagaaggggccgaAGAAGGAGGATGAGGCCGGTCCCTCGACGGTGATCCCCATCGAGTCCTCTTCTGAGGAGGACTGGGAAGACttcttggaggaggaggaggaggggcgcgACGACCCGACGAAGGAGGAGTTCTGGGagcagttccgtagctccgatgaGGAGTAG